GAGATCCAGGGAGGTAAGGAAGTTCGTGTATCTGCCATATGCCACCACTGCAAGAATACCTTGTCTGCTAAATCCTCTTCTGGTACTGGGCACTTGCGCCGTCACCTAGATCTTTGCCCTGCTAAGAAGGAAAAGGATAGACACGGTAGAACTCAGTCTATGTTTAAGTTTAATGCTAATGGTTCTTTTGTGCACTGGGAGTACTCTCCTTCTGTTGCTAGAACAGAGCTTTGCCGTTTGATTGCTAGGCTAGACCTGCCTCTTTGCTTTGGTGAATCTGATGCTTTTCAGGACTACATTACCAATGCTCATAACCCTAGGTTTGTGAAGTCCTCTAGGCAAACTACTGCTAGAGACTTGATTGGTCTTTATAATAACCATGTTGAACAGCTTACTGATGTCCTGAAAAACTTTTCATCTGTTTCTCTTACATCTGACATTTGGTCTGGTAAAACTAAAGAGGACTACATCTCTGTTGTTGCTCACTTTGTTAACCCTGATTGGTGTTTAGAAAAGAGGTTACTTGGTCTAAAACCTATAGAAGTGGCTCATACAGGTGTTAACATTGCTGAGCGTGTTGAAATGGTTGCAAGTGACTATGGTATTACTGATAAAATCTTTGCTATTGTGCTTGACAATGATTCATCTAACAAAATTGCTATAGATGTTCTAAAACCTATATTCTCTGATTACATTGGTAGTTTGATGCCTAAACCTGCTAGGATTGAAGATGATCTAGCTGCTGTATTCTTGCATCAGCGCTGTGCTTGCCATATCATCAATTTGATTGTTAAGAGTTGACTGAAACGTTTGAAACCATATCTTGAAGATTTTAGGACTGCTATTACATTTTTTAATTCTTCCAATCAACGTATTGCTTCTTATAAACAGTATTGCTTGAGTTAAGATGAGGGGGTTTCATAAAGTATTGCAAAATTTAAGTGTTCTTAATGGTCAAGATTATGCTAGATACCCATCATCTATTCGTTGCAAGTTAACTAAGATGTTTCAAGTTTatgagtccaagtttggtgaTGCTTGCTTGAGGACTTCAGCACTGCCAGCTGTTTCTGGTATGGGAACTGAGGCCTgggatgatatatatatatggtgatGAGGAAGCTTTTGCAGGTAATCCTGGTAATGGTGCAGGTACATCAGCTAGTTCAGGTCTATCTGAGCTCTCTTCTTACCTTGATAGTGACACTGAGGTTAAGTTTGGACCTGATTTCAACATTCTAAACTGGTGGCAGCGCCATAATCAGACTTATCCTATCTTATCTATACTTGCTAAGGATGTTTTGACTGTCCCAGTGTCTACTATTTCTTCAGAATCCACTTTCAGCTTAGCTAGCAGGGTCCtcgaggagcggcggcagcggctagcACCAGACATGGTGGAGGTCCTCTCATGCATCAAGGACTGGGAGTTGGCGGACTTGCACAAGCAGCACACTGTAGAGAAGGAAACAAAGGACTTTGAAGCAGCCTTTGAAGCTATGTACCTGGACAATGAGGAAGAAACATCACCTAGGAAGAAAGACAAGGGCCCAGCAACTGAACCATCCAGTTCAAGAGGCAAAAGAGCTTGAACTTCAATCTCTCTTTCCATTCTGGCTATCTAATATCTATTCATGTATCTGTAACTGTAATGAACTATGACATTGACTATGAACAATGAACTATGAACTAAGGAGCTGGCTGTACTCTTTTCCTTCCTAGGGTTTTCTCACGAGGTGTGAGTTTTTACCTAggaaggtttttaatgaggcagcatTGCACTAAGTCTCCATTTATATTTTGAGATGCACTGTTCTGTGTTCTGTGATGGTTTGAATGCCTGGATGAACTAGTTTAGTAGATTGAATGATTATGCCTGGTATTTTGGAGTTTGGTCATGAATTGTTGAATGCTTGAGTTTGAACATATGAAATCTGTTTATATTGCATTATTTGGAGTTGATTGAGCTTTTGTGTGTCctgggcacgggcacggcacggcactgcCGGGCTGACCGTGCCCCAGGCACGACACGGCCCGTCTAAACTTAaccgtgccgtgcctgggcaGGAAAGCCGGCACAATGTGCTGGCCCGGCACGGCACGAGGTCtcgccgtgccgtgcctgggcaCGGTGGAACCGTGCCGTGCCCAGGCGTtcccgtgccgggccggcacggcacgccCAAATGGACATGTATACCACCAAGAACATCGGGGCTCCAGGTGCTCGGAAACACATGCCGTGCGCGCCCCCGATGATCATGAGTGCATTATTGACCGGTGTtcctccggccggccggccgccgccagcagGTCCCGGTCGAGCACGCGTGTCGCCTTGTGTGCCGCGCATGTGCGTGCACAACTGGATCGCCGATGCATGGGCAGTGCTGATCTAAATTAGTAGGTGCCCGGCAGTGGCATCTCGACTGACACGGAGCCGGTAATCGACAGATCAAAAGGGTTTATTAGTATTGTATCATCATCGGATCCTGATCCTGATCCTGATCCTGAAGAGGAGGGAGAtttacatacatacatacatacacggGCTGTAACAAAAATAATCAATCAATGCagcggaaaaaaaaagagagattaaGAACACGGAGGTAAAACTCGTCGTACATCTTCTGAAACCAAaagtctgaagtctgaacccaTACTGACTGAGTGACGATGCACCTGCTGCACATACTAACAGTCGTCCATCGATGATCGATCGTCGGTCAGGTCAGTTACTCAGTTCACCACGCTGCACTTCTTCCTGATCTCGCCCTGGGTGCCGGTGAGAACCTCGACGGAGCCCATCTTCACCATGGACGCGGCGAAGTCGGCGAAGAACTCCTCCCTGtaggcgccgccggcgtggcggaGCACGTAGGCGCGGGTGAAGGGGTCGGTGAGCAGCGCGCCGTCCGAGTGGAAGAGGCCCCTGCGCCTGGCCACGTGGCCGTAGTAGCTGAGGTCGAAGGTCTTGAAGCTGCCCGGGTCCATCTCCACCAGCGTGGTGTTGTCGTCGAGGCTGGGGCACTTGCCGCGGAGCCGCGCCATGTAGAGCGGGTCCAGCGTCGGGTCGGTGTCGCGGGCGTTGTCCATGCCCGTGAAGTTGTAGAGCCGGTCCGAGAAGGAGAAGCAGTGCGAAGTGCCGATGGTGTGGCCGGCGGAGAGGACGACGAGGTCCTTGGTGTCGAGGCTCTTGGCGGCGAAGAGCTGGGTGAGCTCGGTGAAGTTGcccgagggcggcggcagctggtCGGTCTCGTTGGAGATGGACACCCGGCCGTCGCGCCGGCCGAGGGGCACCGCCCAGAACGGGCCCTTGCTCAGCCACACGGCGTCCCTGGCCATGAGCGCCAGCACGTCGGCGCAGGAGACGGTGTCCGGGCATGCCGCCTCCACGGCGGCCTTGACGCGCTCGATGAGGCCGAAGCCGCGCAGCGTCAGGTTCGGCTTCGCGTCCTTCTCCGCCGTGTTGCCCGGGGTGGAGTCCAGGAGGACCGAGCCGTCGCAGCCCTGAGACGGAGCAATGGTGGTTAGCAACAATTCAAGCCGAGACGCACGGGGCCACGGAGTAGCTAGCGATCGAGCTCCCATGCCTGCGATGCACGTAACGTACCCTGACGAAGCAGTCATGGAAGTGCATCCGGAGGAGCGGGCCGGCGAGGCTGGGCGCAGCGGCGAGTGCGCGCACCATCTCCTTCCGGACGACGTCCTCCACGCTGGGGCACGACCGGCTGTAGAACTTGACGTCCAGctgcgccgacgccgccgcggcgagcgccgAGAGCAGCAGCGCTAGGACGGCCGCCCTGGACGCCATCTCCGCACAGCAGAAGCTGGAGCTCGCCCGCGCCCAAGAGCTAGCGAGGTCGCTACCTGATGAGGTGGAAGAAGGGAggcgtctgctgctgctgctgaattgGCGGCCACGACACGGGGCGGAGATTTTATAGAGCCGGCCCAGGGCCCTACGGCCGCATGTGGTAGGCTGGCTCGAGCCTGCTGCATGGTCTAGTGAGTTGTTCTTGTTTCCTGCCTGCGGAATCTTTGCTGTAGCAGGTGCAGCCGCCGGGTTGCAGCAGGAGCAGCGTACGTAGACagactgctgctgcagctgaagAAGAAGAGCTAGCTAGCCTCACGTTCGACGAGTTGCAAATTAAAGCAAACTCATGTGGAGTTTATTTAGCAGCGGTACCACGCTAACTGACGACGGTGGTTTGCATTACAGTATTAGCACCGGCGAAAATTCACTACCCGTGGGTTTAACTCCCCATTTCGAAACAGGGTTTGTACTCCCGATTGAACACATCTGGAATATCTTTACGGGAAGTTCTTGGCACGGATGCGATCGTGCTAAACCAACTGAATTTTTTGCTGAACCCGTTCCGGAGAAAAAGCACCCGTCTGAATTTACAACTAGCCGGCCGCTGATACTTGTATTTTCTGGTTTGCTAGTGAAGGAGTCATCCAACTGTTGTTGCATGCAGACATCTTTGGCATCACATCGTGACTGGGAATAGAGGACTGAATATATCCAGACACCCAAACGAAGCGCAACGTTGACGATTTCCCATTGCCTGTACTGTACCGTGTTTGATTGGAGCCAAGTGAACCGGAAAAGCGTGCAGAGCACAAGAAAAGGATCGGGAGCCAATCGCAGTACTGTACCACGTTTGGCCATTTGAAAAGCTTCAGTACAGTgtgtctgtttttttttttttgaaaaggatcAGTACAGTGTGTTTGTTTGCATGTAGCGATCTTGGAGCTCCCTCTTCCCCGAGCAGAACCGCGAAGCACAGCCTCTGCCTGTATGCAGCAGTAGTATTGATCGGCTCCATGTCCTGCATCGCACGCAAAGGATGATCCCGGCAGCAGGAGCTCGTCGGTTTGGTCAGTCTGAGTCATCAGCCGTCTCCGACATACACTGCCTGAACAAACAGTACACTTTCCGAAAGTGAAATGCATAATGGCACAGTCATCGGAGCATGCGTAACGCCCCAGctcggattttttttttttttgacctgAAAGCGTTAGCAGCAGGGTTGCAGGACCTGAGGAACATGCATGTACTAGAGGCCCTGGCCCGCTGGTCGGTAAGCATCCCATAATTCCCCGGCATGTGCACGCAAACCGGCCGGGCGCTTACAATACAGGGCGGCTACCTGCAAGGCGCCGAGCCAACGCAGTGAGCGAGCTCCCCATCATTGGGCCGGCGAATCGGCGTTGTCACAGGCGATACGCAGTCGCGTACTCGCGTACTAAATTCATCGACAATCATCAGGCGCCCCCCAAAGAACTGGAAATTCGACGACCCCGAGACGAAGCCCGCATTAGGTAGGGGCAGCCAGGCCAGGCGGGCAGGCGGCAGCGCGGATTGCTTCATGATTCGCGGCCACATGGGGGCCGGCCGGGCAGCTCGAGAGGAAGGGTAGCGAGCTGGAGCTTATGGGCCGGTGAGCTGAGCTGCCCGACCGAGCTAGCTGTCCACTGAACTACCGCGGCCAGGAGGAGCTAGGCAGCTAGCCGCCCGTAGCACCCACTGCTGGCCGCAGGCTGCGGCGGCACAGCTCTGAGCAAACtgtggcggcagcggccggcgtgCATGTGGCCGCTCGTACTTGCCTGGGTTGCGAATGATTGGTGGCGATGACGATGCTTCTCCCGTTTCGTGGCTGTTGGAGGACCGATCGAGCTGCGACAAGGATCCTGTTCAAGGGCCTCTGAGCAGGTCCAACAGAGGGGCGGCTGAGGGTTTCGCTAAAGCTCCGGGGAGATTGTGAATCGCCCGAGATTGTAGGGGAAGGGGACTGAGGATCCTCCTGTCCGCTTGCCACCTGCTTGGAACACGCGAAAACGATGGGTCAGGGACAACAAAAAAGGAAAACGAACTACGTGTCTCTCCCAATTAGCTTGGAGATGGAGGCAGGGGAAGGCAGGGAGGCGCGTCATCATCAAAGGGAAGAGGAACCAAAGAAATTGTTAGTGTGGGAACAAAAGAGAGGAAGGAGTGCTCTAGGTGTACTCTCAGGTCGCACTTTTGCAGTGTTGTAATAATCATGTTACAATCAGTAGCCTAGTTGGTTCCGCACTCTGTAACCAACTAGTTCTTGTACTTCGTTTCttctcctcttaatgaaaaatatgctcaggcacggtcgccaaaaaaaagagaaaggagagatGAACAATGTTGGATATGTTATGGGCCATTACATTAGGTCGTGTTCAATATCCATCGACTAAGTGTGGGCTATTTTCAGACTTTGAAGAAATGTTCATCGAGCATCATGTAAGCAATTGTCCCTCTGAACTTTGAAGAATAGCGTCGTTTTATTTCGTTCTAAGTTATAACCTTTGGCTAGAAGTTTCGAATCAAGTAACTTTAGCTCAAGATATTGACCCCACAGTGCAGAACTGCAAGAGAAAATTCATCTTGGAAATGTCTGTACTCTCACACAGGACAAAACCGGAGTTATCTTCAATCATGGAATCATGGCTGCAAAATCTATGCGTAGCTCGTTGTTTATTCTGGGTCTTTTTGGTTTCTCTaatgtttctttctttttttcctgtAACTTGAACTCTCTTTTTTTCCCATAAATTACTGTAGGGGCAAGCCCCTCCAGTTCATCTTAAAAAAAGTAACTTCAGCTCTTGTACGGTGGCACCACATCTCCATTCACCTAAGACTCATCTAAGGAATTTTagccttttaaaaaaaatgtggtTTTTATTTGGGTTAATTGGATCCATGCTATTGCAATTTTCCGAGTTCACTgatctgccattacaattcgtcATATTGGAaccatgccattacaatttcacAAATTTTCGAACCATGCCACTACATACCCTTTCGCTGTGTTTTTTAAATTTTATGGACCAAAATACCCCcggtcctcttcttcctcctttcatctccctctccttcctctctatCTCCGTGGGCGGGCGGCACGGCGAAGCAGCACCCACGCTGCCAGCCGTTGGCAGAGGATGGGGACAGGGATCTTTAGATCCCATCCGCCGCCAGCGCCCCGGCCCCCATGGGAGGCCGCAGCAGCTCCGCCGGCGGCACGACGCCTAGGAGGCCCCCGCAGGCGCGGCGGCTGCCATGGCGGATGAGGGACGACGCCGGCGGCAAAGAGGAGCAGGTCCGCAGGATGCAGGCGCTCCAGCAGGACGGCGTGCCCGCGGGGAGGCGACGGGCCCGCGGGACGGCACCCTCCATTGCCAGCACCCTCCCTCACGGCTCCCTACCTTCCTCCCcggtgctccggcgaggtggCCGCGGCGAGTCGGCGGCGGGCTGGCACGAGCTCGACCTCGGCGGGCGATGGGCGGGCAGAGCTGCGGCGGCCCGGATCGCGGTGGCCGGTCAACGGAGGTGCCGAGCCTCGCAGCGGCCTCGACAGCACCGCCTCCCTGcgtcccctccccctctctccctcctctgccggagcagcagcgcagcgcggtggcatggcggtggtggaggctcGGGGCGGCTCCTCGCGGCGGAGGCCCTCTCTCCTCCCAGGCGGCCTCCCATGGCGGCTCGGTGAGATCCACCCCGGGCAGGCGACGGGCCTCGCGGCGGCACAGGAGCCCCTTCTTGCTCCTTCCTCCGCCgacacccctcctcctcctcctctctctctctctccgctgGTTGTTGGGATGGCAGCCGGCGAGGTCGGGGTGGCCACGCTC
The nucleotide sequence above comes from Panicum virgatum strain AP13 chromosome 3K, P.virgatum_v5, whole genome shotgun sequence. Encoded proteins:
- the LOC120698237 gene encoding peroxidase 1-like; this translates as MASRAAVLALLLSALAAAASAQLDVKFYSRSCPSVEDVVRKEMVRALAAAPSLAGPLLRMHFHDCFVRGCDGSVLLDSTPGNTAEKDAKPNLTLRGFGLIERVKAAVEAACPDTVSCADVLALMARDAVWLSKGPFWAVPLGRRDGRVSISNETDQLPPPSGNFTELTQLFAAKSLDTKDLVVLSAGHTIGTSHCFSFSDRLYNFTGMDNARDTDPTLDPLYMARLRGKCPSLDDNTTLVEMDPGSFKTFDLSYYGHVARRRGLFHSDGALLTDPFTRAYVLRHAGGAYREEFFADFAASMVKMGSVEVLTGTQGEIRKKCSVVN